A section of the Streptomyces sp. V3I8 genome encodes:
- a CDS encoding ImmA/IrrE family metallo-endopeptidase, giving the protein MSSSAVRELYAAGEPDYAVPPGATILEFLEDSGMTQREFALRADLSTKHLNQLVKGIVSLSPDVAERLENVTGIKARFWNRLEADYQSTRKRLRESRDPEKFGAWFKSLPVKELVKRGQIPGEPSDGVSRWEQLLAFFGVSSLEAWAELYEKPAAAFRQTKAFEAKVGAVAAWLRLGEVAAQAVACDPFDKRGLMEDLPKLRSLTVLPPQDFEPELVKICASRGVAVVFVKEIAGSRACGATRWLSPQKAVVQLSLRYKTDDQFWFTVFHELGHVLLHGKQEVRVEADKRAESEEPQEIEANQFSRDLLIPPNHSKRLDSLRSIESVRNFAREIGVAPGIVVGRLHHEKKWPHRNGNGLKRKFELVEDYS; this is encoded by the coding sequence GTGAGTAGTAGTGCTGTCCGAGAACTGTACGCCGCTGGCGAGCCAGACTACGCAGTCCCGCCCGGGGCAACCATTCTGGAGTTCCTAGAAGACTCCGGAATGACCCAGCGGGAGTTCGCCTTGCGAGCAGATTTGAGCACCAAGCATCTCAATCAGCTGGTTAAGGGAATCGTGTCCTTGTCGCCGGACGTTGCGGAACGTTTGGAGAACGTGACAGGGATCAAGGCCCGTTTCTGGAACCGGCTAGAAGCTGATTATCAGTCGACTCGGAAGCGGCTTCGGGAATCTCGCGATCCGGAAAAATTTGGCGCCTGGTTCAAGTCACTTCCTGTCAAAGAGCTGGTGAAGCGTGGACAGATTCCCGGCGAACCGTCCGACGGTGTGAGTCGCTGGGAACAGCTTTTGGCGTTCTTTGGAGTTTCTAGCCTAGAGGCATGGGCTGAGCTCTACGAAAAGCCAGCAGCAGCCTTCCGGCAAACAAAGGCATTCGAAGCCAAGGTGGGGGCTGTGGCTGCATGGTTGCGCCTTGGGGAGGTCGCTGCTCAGGCAGTAGCATGTGACCCGTTCGACAAGCGCGGGCTGATGGAAGATCTTCCTAAGTTGCGCTCGTTGACGGTCCTTCCGCCACAGGATTTTGAGCCTGAGCTAGTCAAGATTTGCGCTAGTCGCGGTGTTGCCGTGGTATTCGTGAAGGAAATCGCAGGGAGCCGTGCCTGTGGCGCAACACGATGGCTTTCGCCTCAAAAGGCAGTAGTTCAGCTCAGTCTAAGGTACAAGACTGATGATCAATTCTGGTTTACGGTTTTTCATGAGCTTGGCCACGTGCTTCTGCACGGGAAGCAGGAAGTTCGAGTAGAGGCCGACAAGCGTGCAGAGTCGGAAGAGCCGCAAGAGATTGAGGCTAACCAATTTTCTCGCGATCTTCTGATTCCTCCCAATCACTCCAAGAGGCTGGATTCTCTGCGCTCTATCGAATCTGTACGCAACTTCGCCCGAGAAATTGGTGTCGCACCCGGGATCGTTGTAGGGCGATTGCATCATGAGAAGAAATGGCCTCACCGTAACGGAAACGGGCTAAAGCGCAAGTTTGAGCTAGTGGAAGACTATTCCTGA
- a CDS encoding type II toxin-antitoxin system RelE/ParE family toxin, with amino-acid sequence MGTLEVLYADRKLSKICESEREMCRTYGPSLSGKISQRLAALRAAETLEDMRPPMPGKCHALHGNYDGCLSLHLNANWRLIFSPTEYAEDEQGGLDWSSVTSVTIEEIEDYH; translated from the coding sequence GTGGGTACACTGGAAGTGCTGTATGCAGATCGGAAGCTGAGCAAGATCTGCGAATCGGAGCGGGAGATGTGTCGAACCTACGGCCCGTCCCTGTCAGGCAAGATCAGTCAGCGGCTCGCAGCTCTGCGCGCAGCAGAGACCCTGGAGGACATGCGTCCTCCGATGCCCGGGAAGTGCCACGCACTGCATGGCAACTACGACGGCTGCCTGTCTTTGCATCTGAATGCCAACTGGCGGCTGATTTTCTCGCCGACCGAATACGCAGAGGACGAGCAGGGCGGACTTGATTGGTCAAGCGTCACGTCAGTCACCATCGAGGAGATTGAAGACTATCACTAG
- a CDS encoding MrcB family domain-containing protein, with amino-acid sequence MELGDYLYKIGTTFGVGDDQSISSDVARLIRAASTEVGHLVPGGYLVVGSPGKGNLAVCPWVSIFDPDETTTATRGMYLVYLLAEDRKTFALSLNQGVTEITKALGAREARMRLAAEAAAIRDALSTDAKAGLSTTIDLGGRSGLPRSYEAGNLLAITYEVAALPSEQTLRADLARMITLYQEALAVREEVRQTTRDTIVTVVAQPPTKATELLLHFAPKSDAEYTQTVVARKLRKSRSHETLVARYGQFLRDRQVDVGTNVHPRDMVIIKDGVHWLAEAKFIRRGNATGAVREALGQLATYAFCLYPHDAQPRQLALFSEPVGEVYTRLLEHYGIAAVWPTDEGWAGSPTALAAGLA; translated from the coding sequence ATGGAGCTTGGTGACTACCTCTACAAGATCGGCACGACCTTTGGGGTTGGTGACGACCAAAGCATCAGCAGCGACGTAGCGCGCCTGATCCGGGCCGCCTCTACGGAAGTTGGGCACTTGGTACCTGGTGGCTACCTGGTTGTGGGGAGCCCCGGGAAGGGCAACCTTGCTGTCTGCCCCTGGGTTTCGATCTTCGACCCGGATGAGACGACGACAGCCACCCGAGGGATGTACCTCGTCTACCTCCTTGCTGAGGACAGGAAGACCTTCGCGCTCAGCCTGAACCAAGGCGTCACGGAGATCACCAAGGCACTTGGCGCGCGTGAAGCACGTATGAGGTTGGCCGCCGAAGCGGCGGCCATCCGCGACGCTCTTTCTACCGACGCCAAAGCCGGGTTGAGTACGACCATCGATCTTGGCGGGCGCTCCGGCCTGCCCCGTTCTTACGAGGCTGGGAACCTCTTGGCCATCACCTATGAGGTCGCCGCTCTGCCCAGCGAGCAGACCTTGCGTGCAGATCTAGCCCGCATGATCACGCTGTACCAGGAAGCCTTGGCCGTCCGCGAAGAGGTACGCCAGACCACGCGCGACACCATCGTCACCGTGGTCGCACAGCCGCCCACCAAGGCGACAGAACTGCTACTGCACTTCGCACCTAAAAGCGATGCCGAGTACACACAGACGGTCGTGGCCCGCAAGCTGCGCAAGAGCCGAAGTCACGAAACTCTCGTTGCTCGGTACGGCCAGTTCCTGCGTGACCGACAGGTGGACGTCGGAACGAACGTCCACCCACGCGACATGGTGATCATCAAAGACGGTGTGCACTGGCTTGCTGAAGCCAAGTTCATCAGGCGCGGCAACGCCACCGGGGCGGTACGCGAGGCTCTAGGGCAACTGGCGACCTACGCCTTCTGCCTGTACCCGCACGACGCTCAACCCCGGCAGTTGGCGCTGTTCTCCGAGCCGGTCGGCGAGGTCTACACACGGCTTCTGGAGCACTACGGTATTGCGGCTGTGTGGCCTACAGACGAGGGGTGGGCCGGGTCCCCGACTGCGCTAGCTGCAGGACTCGCGTGA